aagattcgtatGCTGTAGCTTCTCAGTTTGTtatctttaatctactccattgcaacttcagggagataagacttgtagttTCAATTTGttctgctacaacttaaagataaatctgatgcgatctgctctactgcaacttcagagagatgagatctgcgattttaatccactccattgcaactttaaggagataggattggtatACTTCTGTTTGCTCCCTTGCaaattcagggagataagacttgtatcttcgatctacttcgccaccagtatgggaagacaagatctactttcttcgatctacttcacgccaatacatgaagacaaaaTCTGCTTTTTCAATCGATTCCACTGCCGACCGGGGAGGTAGAATTATTgacttcaatatactccactgaaacttcagggaggtaaaatccgccatcttcgatctgctccactactgcttagggaggcaaaatctgtaatcttcaatctatttcaCCGCCGgtatgggaaaataaaatatgtatattcgatccacttcgctaccaatataggaagacaggacctactatctttgatctacttcacgccagtacatgaagacacgatctgttttcttcgacctactccaccaccagtatggggagacaagatctgtttctttgatctacttcacgccagtacatgaagacaagatttgctttctttgatctgcttcaccaccagtatgggaaggcaagatccGCTTTCTTCTgatctctgatctacttcacgccagtacatgaagactgTTATCTTTCaccctgctccactgcaacttcggGAGATAAGGTTTTATGATTCCACCGACCTGTTCTCTGTGGAACATGACGTgtatatgaacctaattatgcctagtgattaggatgtcatgatcaaatgaatcaaatgctcctaactagacgtgtgtgaatgacatttgaatgttatgtcatgaaaaatgaatattgaatgtttaaagtCATTATTGCTCATTAAGGCTTCCTTTGTGACAACAACATTTCGTCAAAACTTGGAAATCTTAATCTTGACTCTTGACCCCTAGATATCTTCGACCTTTTAACCCGGTGAagtctaaacaatagtcctgcttCAGGCTCCTgcattatttagaaatttctagtgtaatatgaaaaacttctcttgtgaaaattttactagtccattaatcgttactctaatgcaacatgtttgcgaAAAGATTACAACGATGAATTAATTTGGGAACATAACTCGCAATGGATTGTCAATGATAGAAGAATTGTCTGGGGACACTTATATTGAAGAAGAATGAAATATTCTAAAACAACGAATTCAATACAAATACTATGaacaggtgccccagatatcgtagctttgaatttctctgtacaaaTTTTCGAAGACCCTTCTGAATTCAACACGTGTTTAGGATATTCACAGTATTTTGCTAATGCCCCAAGACACCGTCTATTCCTTTCTGCCAATTCAGGTACAATAAGACTACCACGTGacgatcaaaatttgagccgcccttttcaggttttcaactcaaatcccctttggtcttaaggtgccctttgcgggttttcaccttagcctctccattttttttttggaatcaaagcgccctttgcgggttttcaccttggttccCTCCTTTCTTCAAGTAAAGTACCTCTTCACCGAATCTGAATTTATCGGATTAGGCAAGTTTTTCCCGTCCATTTCAGCTAGGATCAAggctcctccagaaaaggcattttttacaacataagggcCCTCCCAATTCGGCATCCATTTCCCCCTAAAAtctttttgtagaggaagaattTTTCTCAACACCAGGTCTCCCTCGTGAAATTTCCTAGGTCGGACCTTCTTGTTGTAGGCTCACATCATtcttttctggtacatctgaccatgctgaacagcttttagcctttttccctCTATCAAGTTTAACTGATCGTATTGAGACTGAACCCATTCCGCTTCACCAATTGTAGCTCAGACAAGAcccggagagaagggatttcaacttcgaTGGGCAAGACTGCCTCCATGCCATAAACTAaggagaaaggcgttgccccggtgGAGGTCCTAATTGACGTTCGATAAGcaaggagggcaaatggtaacttctcatgccagtccctgtaagtctcagtcatcttccccacaatcttctttatatttttattggccgcttccactgcaccattcatttttgggcgatacggCGACGAATTGTgatgtctgatcttgaattgactgcagacTTCTGCTATTGAactgttattcaaattcaacgcattgtcgaatatgattctttcaggcattccataccgacatatgatctctctCTTCAAGAACTTACTGACTGATGACTTTGTAACATTAGCATCTGGGCGCCTCTACCCATTtggtgaagtagtcaataaccacgaatatgaaacgatgcccatttgAAGCCTTCGACGATATTGGCCCGataacatccataccccacatggagaaaggccatggagaagtcatgacatgaaaaggtgaaggaggtgcatgcattttatcaccatagatttgacatttatggcacttccTGGAATGAttgatgcaatccccttccatggtagACCAATagtacccgaatctcataatctgcctAGCCATTGTGAACCCACTGGCATGTGTTCTGCAGatgccctcatggacttcttctagaATTTTCTTTGCTTCTACGGCATCCACACATCTTAGCAGTACCTGATCTTTTCCCCTCTTGTACaagatctccccatctaagatGTAATTAATGGCTAGTCTTCTCAGAGTCCTCTTTTCATTCTCCGTTGCTTGGCCGGGATACTCACGATTTTTCACATACCGTAGTATATCCTGATACCAAGGACTATCATCGATTTCCCCTTCTTCAATATTGTAACAATGAGCCGGGTCTTCATAGATACTTATTTGGATTAGTTTCATATCCCCATGTCTGTTCAGCTTGATCATAGAAGCTAAGGTAGCTAGTGCATCAGCCATCTGGTtctcatctcgtgggagatagcaAAAGGTGATGTCCTCAAACTCCTTAATCAATTCGAGGACCAACTTTCGATAACCGATTAATTTGGGatctctcgtttcccattcaCCCCTGAGCTGATATATCACCAATGCTGAATCTCCATAGACCTCTAGCACTTTGATTCCTCGCTCTATAGCTGCATGAATACCCATGATGCACGCTTCGTATTCTGCCATATTGtttgtacaatcaaaatccaatttgcagGTGAAAGGATAATGATCACCATTCGGGGATACTAAGACTGCCCCAACTCCATTGCCCACAGCGTTcgaggctccatcaaagtttagcTTCCAACTGTGACCTTCTTGGGAACTTTCTTCAGTAGAGGCTACATACAACAAGTCTTCATTCGGAAAATCAAAACTTAACGGTTCGTAATCCTCCAAAGCCCTGCTAGCTAGAAAGTCAGCAATTGCACTCCCTTTCACAGCCTTTTGGCTCACATAgacaatatcaaattcagaCAGTAAGATCTGCCATCTGGCCATTCTCCCATTCaaagcagttgactccatcatatactttaacgggtctaactttgagatcagccaagtcgtatggtatAACATGTACTGCCTTAATCTTCGGGTTGTCCAAATCAAAGCACAACATAATTTCTcaataggcgaatatctcatttcacagtcagtgaatttcttgctgagataataTATCGCCCTTTCTTTCCTCCCCGTTTCATCATGTTGACCTAACACACACCCCATGGAATTGTCGAATACCGTTAGATACAATATCAGAGGCCTATCCGGGTtaggtggtgacagcactgGAGTATTAGACAAATACCGCTTCACCTTGTTAAAAGCTTCTTCGCATTCCTCATCCCAAGTaccaggattatgtttcttcaggaGACGAAATATAGTGTCACATTTCTCAGtcagttgtgaaatgaacctagcgatgtaattcagtcttccaAGGAAAtctcgaacttctttctgagtgcgAGGTGgaggtaaatctcgtattgccttgactttgtctagGTCAATCTCGATTCCCTTTTCACTGACCACAAAGCCTAACAATTTTCCTGACTTGGCCCCAAAAGTACATTTCGCcggattaagcttgagctggaactTTCTCAATCTTAAGAATAATTTTCTCAAGACCTGCACATTTTCCTCCTCCGTTCTGGACTTCGCGATCATATCGTCAACATAAACTTCGATTTCcctgtgcatcatatcatggaacaaggctaccataGCTCTTTGATATGTCgctcccgcattctttaatccaaacggcatcactttataacaaaatGTCCCCCATAACgtaatgaacgtagtctttCTCATGTCatcaggatgcatctttatctgattgtacCCCGAAaagccatccatgaaggaaaataatgaaaagccCGCAGTATTGTCTACCAATGTGTCGATGTGGGGCAATGGGAAGTTGTCCTTTGGACTAGACTTATTCAAATCCCTGTAGTCCACACACATTCGCACCTTCCCGTCCTTCTTCGGAACTGGTACAATGTTGGCCACCCACTCAGAATACTTGACCTCTTGCAGAAATCTGGCATCAAACTGCTTTTGGACCTCCTCCTTTATCTTCAACACgatatcaggcctcattcttctgagcttttGCTACACTGGCTTGCAATCTTCTCTTATAGGAAGACGATGGACTACGATGTCAGTACTCAATcccggcatatcctggtatgaccatgcaaacACGTCCTTGAACTCTCGGAGTAATTCGATGAGGTCTTGTTTTGTCTTTGCAGAGATATTCGACCCGATCTTCACCTCTTTACCTTCCTCCAAGCTCATAATTTCTATTGATTCCCTGTGGGGTAGGATTTGCTTCTCGGCCATTTCTACCATCTTCAACAAGTCAGGAGACAAACCACAGTCCTCGTCATCCTCAAAATcatgcgatccctctaaacacatattTCGTTCAAAAGGGGACTCTGAATTTGTAAGAGTGGCATTCGTATCATTGATATTGTAAGACCTGTTATAAAGACAAAATGGATTCAGGAATTTGTTCAGTGCACTATGGTCATGCATGAAATGCAAGTGGGGTTTGGAAAAAATTCACTGTAAAGAAAGATTTGCTCCAAAAATGACCGCAAATatgaactttattaaaataacgattttctggacatgagcctatttcacaaaggaatccTTATCACTTCTAGGCTAGAAAGCAATAAGGGTGTTTTGGACATTACTCTGAGGAAACCCTAAAAACTACaggtatttcttctgcagtccagttGTTTAGCTCCCTTTCTGACTCGTAAGGACGAATATCTGGCAAGGCTCTTCCTCGCGTCGCTTCTTTATACACGGCATGAATACTCCCTAGCTCCGTGTTAATACTTCTGACCCCTTGATAGAGGAAACCTCCCGATACAAAAGTCTTGGATAGGTGAGGAAAGGTCATGGGTTCCAATTCGACTTCATCCCCTGTCAAACGAGCCCTTCTTCTCTCACGCTTCTTTTCTTGCTCTATTTTCCTCTGCCTAGcatctggcttgtatcctaagccaaaacggTCCTACTTGTCTTTCACTACTGGAGCCTCAACTTGGCCCTGAAGATACTT
This genomic stretch from Gossypium raimondii isolate GPD5lz chromosome 6, ASM2569854v1, whole genome shotgun sequence harbors:
- the LOC105772145 gene encoding uncharacterized protein LOC105772145, whose protein sequence is MRPDIVLKIKEEVQKQFDARFLQEVKYSEWVANIVPVPKKDGKVRMCVDYRDLNKSSPKDNFPLPHIDTLVDNTAGFSLFSFMDGFSGYNQIKMHPDDMRKTTFITLWGTFCYKVMPFGLKNAGATYQRAMVALFHDMMHREIEVYVDDMIAKSRTEEENVQVLRKLFLRLRKFQLKLNPAKCTFGAKSGKLLGFVVSEKGIEIDLDKVKAIRDLPPPRTQKEVRDFLGRLNYIARFISQLTEKCDTIFRLLKKHNPGTWDEECEEAFNKVKRYLSNTPVLSPPNPDRPLILYLTVFDNSMGWQILLSEFDIVYVSQKAVKGSAIADFLASRALEDYEPLSFDFPNEDLLYVASTEESSQEGHSWKLNFDGASNAVGNGVGAVLVSPNGDHYPFTCKLDFDCTNNMAEYEACIMGIHAAIERGIKVLEVYGDSALVIYQLRGEWETRDPKLIGYRKLVLELIKEFEDITFCYLPRDENQMADALATLASMIKLNRHGDMKLIQISIYEDPAHCYNIEEGEIDDSPWYQDILRYVKNREYPGQATENEKRTLRRLAINYILDGEILYKRGKDQVLLRCVDAVEAKKILEEVHEGICRTHASGFTMARQIMRFGTSTGATPFSLVYGMEAVLPIEVEIPSLRVLSELQLVKRNGFSLNTIS